The Pochonia chlamydosporia 170 chromosome 1, whole genome shotgun sequence genome window below encodes:
- a CDS encoding heavy metal translocating P-type ATPase (similar to Coccidioides immitis RS XP_001246821.1) — protein MAPSYIAIPPRDIGAVASSNLRAPRSPHMATTTLRVEGMTCGACTSAVESGFKGVAGVGSVSVSLVMERAVVMHDPRTISADQVREIIEDRGFDAEVLSTDLQSPAVSRFTENRNNGNDSAFVITTIAVEGMTCGACTSAVEGGFKDVPGVQNFSISLLSERAVIEHDPSVLTPEKIAEIIEDRGFGAEIVDTVKSTPAGNDNGAAEAQSDIAITTVAIEGMTCGACTAAVEGGFKGVEGVLKFNISLLAERAVITHDVTKISPEKIAETIDDRGFDASVLSTQFESNDLGPLASTAQFRIYGNPDAATAQALETKLKSVPGIKSASMSLATERLTVTHQPGIIGLRGIVEAVEQEGLNALVADSQDNNAQLESLAKTREITEWRTAFRTSLTFAIPVFIIGMILPMALPSLDFGKLMLIPGLYLGDVICLVLTIPVQFGIGKRFYVSAYKSIKHGSPTMDVLVILGTSCAFFFSVFAMTVSLLVPPHTRPSTIFDTSTMLITFITFGRFLENRAKGQTSKALSRLMSLAPSMATIYADPIAVEKAAEAWAKSAEEMKTPKTPQGPSEPGGSSAYEERLIPTELLQVGDIVIIRPGDKIPADGALVRGETYVDESMVTGEAMPVQKRLGDNVIGGTVNGNGRFDFRVTRAGRDTQLSQIVKLVQDAQTTRAPIQQLADTLAGYFVPTILILGLITFLSWMVLSHVLPNPPKIFLQDASGGKTMVCVKLCISVIVFACPCALGLATPTAVMVGTGVGAENGILIKGGGALQRTTRVTKVVLDKTGTITHGKMSVARSTLVPLWRDNEWRRRLWWTIIGLAEMGSEHPVGKAILGAAKDELGVESEGAIQGSIGEFKIKVGRGVNALVEPASSAERVRYRVLAGNVKYLEENGVDIPSEAVDASEEMNVSSTKKAKTTQSKSWSAGTTNIFVAVDGKYTGHICLADVIKDGAAGAISVLHRMGIKTAIVTGDQRSTALAVAAAVGISSEDVYAGVSPDQKQSIIKQIQSQGEIVAMVGDGINDSPALATADVGIAMSSGTDVAMEAADVVLMRPTDLMSIPAALHLTRTIFRRIKLNLAWACVYNLVGLPVAMGVFLPFGFHMHPMMAGFAMACSSVSVVVSSLLLKLWKRPRWMDEAEAERTGGLRWVSGSGVVGWAREMLGRRRQKGEEGYVPLQNLDAEHA, from the exons ATGGCACCGTCGTATATCGCAATCCCGCCTCGGGACATCGGCGCGGTCGCAAGCTCAAATCTGCGTGCGCCCAGGAGCCCACACATGGCTACAACCACTCTCCGCGTGGAGGGTATGAC TTGCGGAGCATGCACATCGGCAGTAGAGTCAGGTTTCAAAGGCGTCGCTGGCGTTGGTAGCGTCTCCGTCAGTCTAGTTATGGAGCGAGCTGTTGTTATGCACGACCCCCGAACAATTTCCGCCGACCAAGTTCGAGAGATCATTGAGGACAGAGGCTTTGATGCTGAAGTTCTTTCGACAGACCTTCAAAGCCCTGCTGTGAGCCGATTTACCGAAAATAGGAACAATGGCAACGACTCTGCCTTTGTTATCACGACAATTGCAGTGGAGGGTATGACTTGCGGCGCCTGTACCTCTGCCGTAGAAGGCGGCTTCAAAGATGTTCCTGGAGTTCAAAACTTCAGTATATCACTCCTCTCTGAGCGAGCAGTTATAGAACATGATCCTTCCGTCTTGACGCCTGAGAAAATCGCAGAGATCATCGAAGATCGTGGCTTCGGGGCCGAGATTGTTGATACGGTCAAGTCTACGCCTGCAGGCAATGACAATGGCGCCGCTGAGGCTCAAAGCGATATCGCAATAACAACAGTGGCCATTGAAGGCATGACATGTGGCGCATGCACTGCAGCTGTTGAAGGTGGTTTCAAAGGCGTTGAAGGTGTTTTAAAGTTCAACATCAGTCTACTGGCAGAACGTGCCGTCATCACTCACGATGTAACCAAAATCTCACCCGAAAAGATTGCTGAGACAATAGATGACCGTGGATTTGATGCGTCCGTCTTGTCAACACAGTTCGAATCCAATGACCTCGGTCCCTTGGCGTCAACGGCTCAGTTCAGAATTTACGGCAACCCAGATGCCGCCACAGCACAGGCGCTTGAGACTAAACTCAAGTCTGTTCCTGGTATAAAATCAGCGTCGATGAGCCTTGCCACCGAAAGGCTGACTGTGACCCATCAACCTGGCATTATTGGCCTCCGTGGCATTGTCGAAGCCGTTGAGCAAGAGGGGCTGAATGCCTTGGTTGCTGACAGTCAGGACAACAACGCCCAGCTCGAGTCTTTAGCCAAAACTCGAGAGATTACGGAGTGGAGGACAGCCTTTCGAACATCTCTGACATTTGCGATTCCCGTCTTTATCATTGGCATGATACTGCCAATGGCATTACCGTCGTTGGATTTTGGCAAACTAATGTTGATCCCTGGCCTCTACCTTGGCGACGTTATATGTCTTGTTCTTACGATACCCGTCCAGTTTGGCATTGGAAAGCGATTTTACGTGTCAGCATACAAATCTATTAAGCATGGGTCACCAACGATGgatgtccttgtcatccTGGGCACATCCTGTGCCTTCTTTTTCAGCGTTTTTGCGATGACTGTTTCTTTGTTGGTCCCTCCTCATACGAGGCCCAGCACAATTTTTGACACAAGCACCATGTTGATTACGTTTATTACATTTGGCCGATTTTTGGAAAATCGCGCAAAGGGGCAAACGTCCAAAGCTTTGTCTCGCCTGATGTCCCTCGCACCGTCCATGGCAACAATTTATGCTGATCCCATTGCGGTTGAGAAGGCTGCAGAAGCATGGGCCAAGTCTGCAGAGGAAATGAAGACGCCCAAGACGCCCCAGGGCCCATCAGAACCTGGTGGTTCGTCTGCATACGAGGAAAGGCTGATCCCTACCGAGCTGCTCCAGGTGGGCGATATTGTCATCATTCGACCTGGTGATAAGATCCCGGCGGATGGCGCATTGGTCCGTGGCGAAACTTATGTCGATGAGAGCATGGTCACTGGAGAAGCAATGCCGGTTCAGAAGCGGCTGGGTGACAATGTGATTGGAGGAACCGTCAACGGTAACGGCCGCTTCGACTTCCGTGTCACGCGTGCTGGACGAGACACGCAGCTGAGCCAAATCGTCAAGCTCGTTCAGGACGCACAGACGACGAGAGCACCGATCCAGCAGCTCGCTGATACATTGGCTGGCTATTTCGTCCCCACGATTCTGATTCTCGGTCTCATCACCTTCTTGTCCTGGATGGTCCTAAGCCATGTGTTGCCGAACCCACCAAAGATCTTCCTTCAAGACGCCAGCGGCGGCAAGACCATGGTTTGTGTAAAGCTGTGCATCTCTGTCATTGTCTTTGCCTGCCCTTGCGCGCTTGGACTTGCCACGCCGACTGCGGTCATGGTAGGCACAGGAGTGGGAGCTGAGAACGGCATCCTGATCAAAGGAGGTGGTGCGTTGCAGCGAACAACCAGAGTGACAAAGGTGGTCCTGGACAAGACTGGCACAATTACACATGGCAAGATGAGCGTCGCCAGGTCCACGCTCGTACCGCTCTGGAGGGACAATGAGTGGAGAAGACGACTATGGTGGACAATAATCGGGTTGGCGGAAATGGGCAGTGAGCACCCTGTCGGCAAGGCTATTCTCGGAGCCGCAAAGGACGAGCTCGGCGTAGAGTCCGAGGGTGCCATTCAAGGCAGCATCGGCGAGTTCAAGATCAAGGTCGGCCGAGGCGTGAATGCTTTGGTTGAGCCTGCCTCATCAGCAGAGAGAGTTCGATACAGAGTTCTTGCTGGCAACGTCAAGTATCTCGAAGAAAATGGCGTTGATATTCCAAGCGAGGCTGTTGACGCTTCGGAGGAGATGAACGTCAGCTCgaccaaaaaggcaaaaacGACTCAGTCCAAGTCTTGGTCAGCAGggaccaccaacatctttgTGGCTGTGGATGGCAAATACACGGGACACATCTGCCTGGCGGATGTTATCAAGGACGGAGCGGCAGGTGCCATATCAGTTTTGCACCGAATGGGCATCAAGACGGCCATTGTAACTGGTGACCAGCGTTCGACAGCTCTTGCAGTTGCTGCAGCAGTTGGCATCTCATCCGAGGATGTGTATGCGGGCGTCAGTCCCGATCAGAAGCAATCAATCATCAAGCAGATCCAGTCACAAGGCGAGATTGTAGCGATGGTAGGAGATGGCATCAACGACTCGCCCGCGCTGGCAACCGCTGATGTGGGCATCGCCATGTCCAGCGGCACTGATGTCGCAATGGAAGCAGCCGACGTAGTGCTCATGAGGCCGACAGACTTGATGAGCATCCCTGCTGCCCTGCACTTGACGAGAACTATATTCCGCCGAATCAAGCTGAATCTCGCATGGGCTTGTGTGTATAATCTTGTTGGCCTACCTGTGGCGATGGGAGTGTTCCTGCCGTTTGGGTTTCACATGCATCCGATGATGGCCGGCTTCGCCATGGCCTGCAGCAGTGTCAGCGTGGTGGTCAGCAGTCTACTACTTAAGCTGTGGAAGCGGCCGCGATGGATGGACGAGGCGGAAGCAGAGCGAACTGGAGGGTTGAGATGGGTGAGCGGCAGCGGCGTAGTAGGCTGGGCGAGAGAGATGCTTGGGCGAAGACGGCAGAAGGGCGAGGAGGGTTATGTGCCGTTGCAGAATCTAGACGCAGAGCATGCATAA
- a CDS encoding COP9 signalosome subunit 7 (CsnG) (similar to Metarhizium acridum CQMa 102 XP_007813957.1), translated as MEQTKALNALEPFLALSKSATSPRAAADLITRATSAPNTYIFAELLQQPQIQALSQNPDFAPHLALLQIFSYGTYQSYHETPNLPPLSDAQTLKLRQLSLLTLARDRSNLSYDALQKTLGLTSARQLEELVITVIYAGLLHATLDPARQAIQVNSVAPLRDLSPGSIQDLITALNNWSERCTLTLSDLEAQIRNIQASAAKREKEKRAAEHRIQALVAESRESEKKLDLPGRDVLPRRGYNKRSMVDTANVANDETMDVDEPSAAEEQKKRASKRKM; from the exons ATGGAGCAAACCAAGGCCTTGAACGCTCTCGAG CCGTTCCTCGCCCTCTCCAAATCGGCCACATCCCCCCGAGCCGCTGCCGATCTCATCACACGAGCTACCTCCGCGCCAAACACCTACATCTTCGCAGagctcctccaacaaccacagaTCCAAGCTCTCTCCCAGAATCCCGATTTCGCACCCCACCTGGCACTCCTCCAAATATTCTCATACGGCACCTACCAGAGCTACCATGAGACGCCCAATTTGCCACCGCTGAGCGATGCTCAAACCCTCAAGCTCCGCCAGCTCTCTCTCCTCACTCTCGCGCGTGACAGATCAAACCTGTCATATGATGCTCTCCAGAAAACGCTAGGACTCACCTCAGCGAGACAACTAGAAGAGCTCGTCATCACCGTCATATACGCCGGCTTACTGCACGCCACGCTCGACCCAGCCCGCCAAGCCATCCAAGTAAATAGCGTGGCTCCCCTACGCGATCTTTCCCCAGGATCCATCCAGGACTTGATTACTGCCCTCAACAACTGGTCAGAGAGATGTACGTTGACATTAAGCGATCTGGAAGCACAAATCCGAAATATTCAGGCTTCCGCCGCGAAGcgagaaaaggaaaagaggGCAGCAGAGCATAGAATTCAGGCTTTGGTTGCCGAGTCGCGAGAGTcagaaaagaagctggaCTTGCCGGGCCGCGATGTCCTTCCACGGAGAGGGTATAATAAACGGTCCATGGTTGACACCGCCAATGTTGCTAATGACGAGACaatggatgtggatgaacCGTCTGCCGcggaggagcagaagaagcggGCGAGTAAGCGGAAGATGTAG
- a CDS encoding regulator of G-protein signaling domain-containing protein (similar to Verticillium alfalfae VaMs.102 XP_003005792.1) — protein sequence MTDHHHMATPSPQPDMTRNRLPTLFEVLSRRTLPPVDLFSFYIYMRDQQRSVDYLDFWLDVAQHMSLCRHYVRELRRSVLVATPDIEKTNSKRSSQILESIGDLEPRPAGPSMYATEKERDQDAQMSAFLREEPAHDSPHSGSGMARPSPQFSTPRDVTDSNSPSHTVARQDIRASAEKILYTFLLPGAEREITLPGSITQDVTTAIEEYGRDDPEVFDVAKDYVFQAMERDAFPGFLRMKALGNLIPPTLVMRLIIGLVSMFGAFWAAFVLIFLDKSRQTRCWLILPFTVGVYFLSSYQYSLDPIMALIGFSEYTPFNFSRIREPYVRQLLAKRAMMVLAITILIDAALCVLFILVPGKRL from the exons ATGACCGACCATCACCATATGGCGACGCCGTCGCCCCAACCCGACATGACTAGGAATCGACTGCCGACGTTGTTTGAGGTGCTCAGTCGACGAACATTGCCGCCGGTTGATTTGTTCTCATTCTATATATATATGCGAGATCAGCAGAGATCAGTCGACTATCTCGATTTCTGGCTCGATGTTGCTCAACACATGTCGCTGTGTCGACATTATGTGCGTGAGCTCCGACGATCTGTTCTTGTTGCAACGCCGGACATAGAAAAGACGAATTCAAAGCGGTCTTCGCAAATTTTGGAGAGTATTGGCGATTTAGAACCGCGCCCAGCAGGCCCATCAATGTATGCGACTGAGAAGGAAAGGGATCAAGATGCTCAGATGTCGGCTTTCTTGCGGGAGGAACCGGCCCACGATTCACCACACAGCGGATCGGGTATGGCACGGCCCAGTCCTCAATTCAGCACGCCTCGCGATGTGACCGATTCGAACTCCCCATCTCACACCGTCGCCCGACAAGATATCAGAGCTTCCGCCGAGAAGATTCTGTATACTTTTTTGCTACCAGGTGCCGAGCGAGAAATCACGCTTCCCGGATCCATTACTCAGGATGTGACAACTGCTATTGAGGAATACGGCCGCGACGACCCAGAAGTGTTTGATGTTGCCAAAGACTATGTCTTCCAGGCCATGGAACGAGATGCCTTTCCTGGATTCTTGCGGATGAAGGCCCTGGGTAACTTGATTCCCCCAACGCTCGTGATGCGTCTCATTATTGGACTGGTTTCCATGTTTGGAGCATTTTGGGCTGCATTTGTTCTCATTTTCCTCGACAAGTCTCGCCAGACAAGATGCTGG CTCATACTCCCATTTACCGTTGGTGTCTATTTCTTGTCGTCGTATCAATACTCATTGGACCCCATTATGGCTCTCATCGGCTTCAGCGAGTACACGCCCTTTAACTTCTCACGGATTCGAGAACCTTACGTCCGCCAACTTCTCGCCAAGCGAGCCATGATGGTATTGGCTATTACTATCCTCATCGATGCTGCTCTCTGTGTCCTATTTATTCTTGTACCGGGCAAGAGATTGTAA
- a CDS encoding ubiquitin conjugating enzyme (UbcK) (similar to Metarhizium acridum CQMa 102 XP_007813954.1): MEDNQNSAPGSVPAAKLNASRKGPDAQSVTKRLQTELMQLMTSPAPGVSAFPSADGNLLSWTATIEGPDDTPYAGLTFKLSFAFPSNYPYAPPTVLFKTPIYHPNVDFSGRICLDILKDKWTAAYNIQTVLLSLQSLLGEPNNSSPLNGEAAELWDTNAEEFKKKVLGRHRDVEEE, translated from the exons ATGGAGGATAATCAGAATTCTGCCCCAGGCAGTGTTCCTGCTGCCAAGCTCAATGCCTCGAGGAAAGGCCCAGATGCACAGAGTGTCACCAAGAG ATTGCAAACCGAGCTTATGCAGCTCATGACTTCACCAGCGCCAGGCGTCTCTGCCTTCCCGTCTGCGGATGGTAACCTGCTCTCGTGGACAGCCACCATTGAAGGACCCGACGACACTCCCTATGCAGGCTTGACTTTCAAGCTAAGCTTCGCTTTCCCCTCGAACTACCCATATGCTCCTCCTACTGTCCTCTTCAAGACACCCATCTACCATCCTAATGTTGACTTCTCGGGCCGCATCTGTCTGGACATTCTTAAGGATAAGTGGACGGCTGCCTACAACATCCAGACTGTTCTCCTTAGTCTCCAGAGTTTGCTTGGCGAGCCCAATAA TTCCTCGCCCTTGAACGGTGAAGCTGCTGAGCTGTGGGACACTAATGCCGAAGagttcaagaagaaggtgctGGGACGACACcgagatgttgaagaggagTAA
- a CDS encoding serine/threonine protein kinase (similar to Neosartorya fischeri NRRL 181 XP_001258454.1) — MSQLDPLPKELPFRIVSKTVGRGAYASIKKAIPLDTTNPVFAVKLIHKGYAVKHGRISAKQLAMEVSLHSHIGQHPNVIEWFASGEDAVWRWIAMEFAEGGDLFDKIEADVGVREDIAQLYFVQLVSGVSFMHSKGVAHRDLKPENILLSSDGSLKLADFGMATMFEYKGQRKTSSTLCGSPPYIAPEILACGRVDRRNPNAAKYSSDLVDIWSCGVILFVLLVGNTPWDEPSSNSWEFGEYLKTSGHSSDALWERVPPEALSLLRGMMSIDPQKRFTFRQIRQHPWYTRHNPLLTADGKITDPINLATQMLENLRIDFSQLPSASQGQYSSTDDMDVDTGLNAGKFSSTQPEVPIIDRDWDWERPVLRSMAAPASSLPPRSADARRMVLETLADEPSMSQFSQTPGPSMTLTQQARRFRDICPAESLTRFFSHVPPTHLVQMLSDALHQLNVPLAPVTPNLYGSPMANIKVKALDGRQQSLHGDIQIDKQPLPDGSEVLDVRFVKIKGDPLEWRRFFKKIVVLCKDGVYVPEA, encoded by the exons ATG TCCCAACTTGATCCTTTACCAAAGGAGCTCCCATTTCGCATTGTATCCAAGACTGTTGGCCGAGGAGCCTATGCTTC TATCAAAAAGGCAATCCCCCTAGATACCACGAACCCTGTGTTTGCCGTCAAGCTCATCCACAAGGGATACGCCGTCAAACATGGACGCATATCAGCAAAGCAACTTGCCATGGAGGTATCTCTCCACTCCCACATAGGTCAGCATCCAAACGTTATCGAATGGTTTGCATCTGGGGAAGATGCAGTCTGGCGCTGGATAGCCATGGAGTTCGCAGAGGGCGGTGACCTATTCGACAAGATTGAAGCTGACGTAGGTGTCCGTGAGGACATTGCTCAACTGTACTTTGTCCAGCTTGTCAGCGGCGTCAGTTTCATGCACTCCAAGGGCGTGGCGCATCGAGACCTGAAGCCAGAAAACATCTTGCTCTCCTCAGATGGAAGTCTGAAACTTGCAGACTTTGGTATGGCAACCATGTTTGAATACAAAGGGCAAAGGAAGACGAGCTCTACACTTTGTGGCAGTCCGCCGTATATTGCTCCGGAAATCCTCGCCTGTGGCAGGGTTGACAGGAGGAACCCCAATGCTGCGAAGTATTCGTCCGATCTGGTCGACATTTGGTCGTGCGGTGTGATTCTATTCGTGCTTCTTGTGGGAAATACGCCATGGGATGAACCGTCATCGAACAGCTGGGAATTCGGCGAATATCTCAAGACGTCCGGGCACAGTTCAGATGCCCTGTGGGAGAGGGTACCGCCAGAGGCATTGTCGCTCTTGCGAGGCATGATGTCAATAGATCCGCAGAAACGGTTTACTTTTCGGCAAATACGGCAACACCCTTGGTATACACGACACAACCCCCTCCTGACAGCTGATGGAAAAATCACGGATCCTATCAACCTCGCTACGCAAATGCTAGAGAACCTTCGCATCGACTTCAGCCAGCTACCTTCGGCCTCACAAGGACAATACTCATCTACTGACGACATGGATGTTGACACCGGCCTCAACGCTGGCAAGTTTTCCTCTACGCAACCTGAAGTACCCATCATTGATCGAGATTGGGACTGGGAACGACCAGTCTTGCGGTCCATGGCTGCCCCTGCCTCGTCGCTGCCTCCCCGCTCTGCTGATGCCCGCCGCATGGTCCTGGAAACGCTTGCCGACGAgccttccatgtcccaaTTCTCTCAAACACCAGGTCCGTCCATGACACTCACACAGCAGGCCCGTCGATTCCGCGATATTTGCCCTGCCGAATCCCTCACAAGATTCTTTTCCCACGTCCCCCCAACGCACTTGGTGCAGATGCTCAGCGATGCCCTCCATCAATTAAACGTTCCTCTTGCACCGGTCACGCCAAACCTGTATGGCAGTcccatggccaacatcaaAGTGAAGGCACTCGATGGTAGGCAGCAGAGCTTGCACGGCGACATTCAAATCGACAAACAGCCGCTGCCTGACGGCAGTGAGGTCTTGGATGTGCGTTTTGTCAAGATCAAAGGAGATCCGCTCGAGTGGCGCCGATTCTTCAAGAAGATTGTGGTGCTGTGTAAAGACGGCGTATATGTTCCAGAAGCTTAG